The genomic region CATCTCTGATTTTTTTAATGAGTTTAACTATTTCATTAATCTCTTCATCTTTTTCAAAAGGAAGCCCTATCATAAAGTAAAGCTTCAGAGTTTCCACACTGGTCTCTTTAAGTTTGTCTGCTATAGTAATTAGGTCTTCTTCACTGATTTCTTTTTTTATTATTTTTCGTAATCTCTGAGAACCTGCCTCTGGAGCCAGAGTAACGGTTTTCTGTGATGCAAGATTTTTTAAAATTTCAATGGTTGCTTTGTCTGCTCGTAGGGAAGTAAAGGATAGTTCAAAGCCCTCAAGCTTGAATAATTCCTTTAGCTCACTGTAAGCTGTCAGAGAAGGAGCTATTATTCCTGCTTTAACGGGTTTTAAACTTTCAATTATCTGTCTTAATTTTTCAAAAGAAGCTTTCCTTACAGGCTTATAAACATGTCCCACAAGACAGAATCTGCAACTGAAAGGGCATCCACGCATACTTTCTAAAAGAAATATGCTGGAAAATACAGCCTCTTCAGTAATTATCTGGGAAAAATTGAATTTTTCTGCAAAATTTTTACAGTAAACCTTCTTAATTTTTTCTGGAGCATTTTCCCACAAAACTCTCCTTCCTCTTAATTTTCCCTGAAAATATACCTCTTCGTATGCTTCTGGAACATAAAAACCATCAAACTTCAGAAGCTCTTTTTTTAAACTATCCTTAAAATCTTCCAAATAGCAACCTTCCTTAACAGTTCTGTAAGCTTCTATGAATTTATCAATAAGTTCTTCAGCCTCTCCAATAAATAAAACATCAAAAATTTCTGCCAAAGGTTCAGGATTGCTGAAAGCTCCAACTCCACCTGCCACAACAAGGGGATGATTAAAGCCTCTCTGTAAAGTGTAGTGAGGAATTCTGCCGAGTTTTAATATTTTTAAAATATTTGGATAGTCATTTTCAAAACAGAGACTGAAAGCCACTATATCAAACTCATAAAGCGGCGTTTTTGATTCAAAGGACACAATGGGATGATTTATAAAATCCTGCTCTTTCTCGGGAAGAAAAGCTCTTTCGCAGACAACATCCTTTCTTTGATTAAAAAGCCTGTAAACAGCTTGAAAGCCCAGGTTTGATATGCCAATCTGATATAGATTTGGATATATGAGACATATCTTTATTCTACCACCATGCTCCTTAAAAATCGTACCCTTTTCTTTTTTCAGAAAAGCATCAATTCTGTCAAATATTTTTTTCATTCAGGATTTTATATTTCTTTCTCAAATAAGCAGGGATATCAATCTCATCCTCAATATCTGTAGGAATCTCTTTTGAAGGCTCTTTTAGAATTATAGAGTTTTCAGGCTCCTGGGTTTTTTGTTTTTCATCAACAGTCTCCTTTCTGCTGGTCTCAAAAGTATCATCAACTTCTTTATTGATAGAGGAAGTAGATAAGCTTTTTTCTAAATCTGATTGATTCTCAGAAGTCCTGGTTGTAGAATCAACTTTCAATGAAGAAAGAGAATTAATATCTTTTGAGATGATTTTTTTTGTCTCTTTTAAGGAAATGTTGCTACTTTTTGGCATCCACTTCTCAGTGGAGCTTAAATTTATCTCCTCAGTTTTGTCTTCAAATCCTGTTGCAATAACTGTAACATATATCTCGTTTTCTATTTCTGACTTTATAACAGTTCCAAAAATAATGTTTGCCTCTTCATGGGCAACATCATAAACAGCTCCAGCAATTTCCTGAACTTCATCAAGAGTGAGGTCAAATCCTCCTGTGATATTTATCAGTATTCTTTTTGCACCTTCTATTGATGTTTCTTCAAGCAGGGGATTATTAATTGCTCTACGGGCTGCCTCAGCTGCACCTTCCTGTTTTGTGCATGTTCCAAGCCCAATTACAGCCTTCCCAGAGTTTTCAATAATGGTTCTTACATCTGCAAAGTCTCTGTTTATAAATCCGGGACTTAAAATCAGGTCTGAAATTCCCTGGACTGCTTGCCTTAAAATATCATTGGCAATTGCAAAAGACTTTACAAGAGGAGTTCCCTTTTCAACAACCATGTGAATTCTATCATTGGGGATAATAATTATTGTATCCACATATTTTTTCAGTTCTTTTATTCCCACAACTGCATTGTGAAGCCTCTTTTTACCCTCAAAATAAAATGGTTTTGTAACAACAGCAACTGTCAATATTCCCAGCTCTTTTGCTAAAGAGGCAATCACAGGCGCAGCACCTGTTCCTGTCCCTCCACCCATCCCAGCTGTTATAAAAATTAAATCTGAACCTTCAATACAGGAAAGAAGCGTATCTCTGTCTTCCAGTGCTGATTTCTTACCAAGTTCAGGGTCAGAGCCTGCTCCAAGACCTCTGGTAAGCTCCTTTCCAATCTGAACCTTTACAGGAGCCAGGGATATTTCAAGGTGCTGTATGTCTGTATTGACTGCTATAAACTCAACTCCATAAACCCCTGAAGAAATCATAGTATTTACTGCGTTTGTTCCTGCTCCTCCAACTCCTATAACCTTTATTTTTGCCACAGGTCTTTCCACTTCTTCAATTTCAAACATCTTTTCCCTCCTTCTTTGATTTTATATAAATTTTTTCAATCCTTTTTCAAACCACATTGCAATTCTATTAAATACCCTTTCAAAGCCTGAAGTTGAATCATTAAAATCTCTTGTTTTTATTGCATAAATAAAACTGCCTATGGTTGAAGAAAACTCAGGGTGATAAATTCCTTCTATTTCTTCTTCATTAAAAGGAGTCTCATCTAAACCAAGTTCATAAGCCATTTCCATGAGTCCTGCATCAGGTTTACCTATTCTTGCAGGAATTGATAGAAATCCTTCAGCCAGAGAAATAAAACCCTGCAAAAGAGAGGTTCCACCTGTAAATACTGCTGAAGATATTGAATCAAGAGGAATTGAATCAATCTCCTTTTTAATGATTTCAAGGATTTCCTCACATCTTGCGTAAACTATTTCTTTTATTACATTCAGAGGAATTTTTATAGAATGCTTATCCAGCCCAACAATTTCTATCTCCTTCTCATTCTCTTTGAATTTCAAGGTACCAAAACTTACATCAGGCATCGCAACTGCAAACTGGGTTTTTATTCTCTCTGCTTCTCTAAATGGTATTTTTAAGCCTATTGCCAGATCATTTGTAATGTGATTACCTCCGATACCGTATGTTGCAACATGCTTTAAATAGCCATCTTGAAACACAGCAATGTCAGTACTTCCTCCACCAATATCAACAACCACAGTTCCTATTTCTCTGTCATGTTCTGTAAGAGTAGCTTCAGAGGATGCTATACTCTGTAACACTATCTCTTCAACTTCAACTCCTGCTTTATTACAGCAAGTAACAATATTCTGAATGTGAGATGATGAAGCAGTTATAATATAAACCCTTGCTTCAAGCCTCAATGCCTTCATGCCAACTGGGTCTTTTATCCCATTTACTCCATCTACAATAAACTCAACAGGCAAAATATGAACTGCCTGTCTGTCAGAAGGGATTCTCATAGCAGTTGCTGCTTCAATAGCTAAATCAATATCTTGCTCTGTCACTTCTTTTTTTCTTACCCTGACTGCTGCATTACTATACATACCTTTGATATCATTTCCTGAGACACAGACATAAGCTTTTTTCACCTTTAATCCTGTAGTGGTTTCTATATCCTGTAAAGCCCTTTTAATAGAAGTACTCATTGCTTCCATGTCCACTATTTTACCTTTCTTTAAACCAGCAGAAGAATAACTTCTCAGAAAATTGATCTTTAGCTTTGCATTCTCAATTTTTGCTGAAGCAAAAGCTATTTTTGTCGTTCCAATATCTATTACTGCAATCTCACTCATTCTTCAAATCCTACTGAACTGGCTTTACTATTACTCTATCAGGAAACCTTAAATCAACGTATTGCACCTGTAACCCTCTTTTTTGAATTTCAGCATTAACAATGAGATACTTGGCAAACTTTATCTCAAAGTCTCCCTTACCTACAATAATTGGAAAATCATTTATGTAAAGAGTAAGAGTATCTGGATTATTGCCTGTTATGGTTACTTCATCTTCAGGTTTTATAAAGCCCTTATTGTTAATAAAATTCAGTAACTTCACAGCTTCTTCAATAGTCTCCCTGTTTTTAAAGGGATCAATATTTTTTATAACTGGCAGTAACAAAGGCTTAGGATTCTGTGATGCCTGAATCTCTTGCGTAAAATCCTCAAGAACCTGAGCTTCATAATCAATTAAATAGGCTTTTTCATTAAAAATGGCAACAGCAACTGGACTGGATTCTTTTATATAAATAGTTATTGTGCCATTTAAATCTTTCCTTACTATCGCATCTTTTATCCACGGCGTTTTTTTTAGTCTTTCGTATAAGCTCTTAGATGATGGATAAATCACAGAACTTCCCTCTTTTATGCCTATGATTGATTTGATTTCTTTTTCATTAAGATGTTTGTTGCCAATAATTACAATACGCTTTACAGTAAGTCCTTCAGAATATAAAAATGCTACCATTAAAACGAAAAAAACTCCCACGAGAATTATCCACTTCTTATTCTTCATCTTTCAGTGCAAGCTCAAGGATTTCTTTAACAAGACTTTTAAAATCATAACCTGCAAGAGACGCTATTTTGGGTAAAAGTGAAGTCTCTGTCATTCCAGGGATTGTATTTACTTCAAGAACATAAACATTATTTTCCTTATCAACGAGCATGTCAACTCTTGTAGCACCCTTACAGCCCAATGCCTGATGAGCTTTCAGTGCAAGCTCTTTAAGTTTTTCATAAAGAGAAGCATCTATCTCTGGAGGAAGTATATAATCAGTGAGTCCCTTTGTATATTTTGCTTCGTAGCTGTAAAAGCCCTTTTTAGGTCTTACCTCAACTCCTCCAAGAGCTTTGTTTCCAAGAACACCAATGTGAACTTCTTTAC from Thermodesulfovibrio sp. 3907-1M harbors:
- a CDS encoding radical SAM protein, with protein sequence MKKIFDRIDAFLKKEKGTIFKEHGGRIKICLIYPNLYQIGISNLGFQAVYRLFNQRKDVVCERAFLPEKEQDFINHPIVSFESKTPLYEFDIVAFSLCFENDYPNILKILKLGRIPHYTLQRGFNHPLVVAGGVGAFSNPEPLAEIFDVLFIGEAEELIDKFIEAYRTVKEGCYLEDFKDSLKKELLKFDGFYVPEAYEEVYFQGKLRGRRVLWENAPEKIKKVYCKNFAEKFNFSQIITEEAVFSSIFLLESMRGCPFSCRFCLVGHVYKPVRKASFEKLRQIIESLKPVKAGIIAPSLTAYSELKELFKLEGFELSFTSLRADKATIEILKNLASQKTVTLAPEAGSQRLRKIIKKEISEEDLITIADKLKETSVETLKLYFMIGLPFEKDEEINEIVKLIKKIRDVFPRRITASISIFVPKPFTPFQWHRMEEHEKIKEKLKKLKKDTLQIKGFKLVHEVPKYSYMEGYFARASRKAISVIERISEGENFGKIFDEVKDSLYEIKSFKDHLPWDFIEHEGLTKEALWKEYERAKDLAFQTDNI
- the ftsZ gene encoding cell division protein FtsZ — translated: MFEIEEVERPVAKIKVIGVGGAGTNAVNTMISSGVYGVEFIAVNTDIQHLEISLAPVKVQIGKELTRGLGAGSDPELGKKSALEDRDTLLSCIEGSDLIFITAGMGGGTGTGAAPVIASLAKELGILTVAVVTKPFYFEGKKRLHNAVVGIKELKKYVDTIIIIPNDRIHMVVEKGTPLVKSFAIANDILRQAVQGISDLILSPGFINRDFADVRTIIENSGKAVIGLGTCTKQEGAAEAARRAINNPLLEETSIEGAKRILINITGGFDLTLDEVQEIAGAVYDVAHEEANIIFGTVIKSEIENEIYVTVIATGFEDKTEEINLSSTEKWMPKSSNISLKETKKIISKDINSLSSLKVDSTTRTSENQSDLEKSLSTSSINKEVDDTFETSRKETVDEKQKTQEPENSIILKEPSKEIPTDIEDEIDIPAYLRKKYKILNEKNI
- the ftsA gene encoding cell division protein FtsA, with the protein product MSEIAVIDIGTTKIAFASAKIENAKLKINFLRSYSSAGLKKGKIVDMEAMSTSIKRALQDIETTTGLKVKKAYVCVSGNDIKGMYSNAAVRVRKKEVTEQDIDLAIEAATAMRIPSDRQAVHILPVEFIVDGVNGIKDPVGMKALRLEARVYIITASSSHIQNIVTCCNKAGVEVEEIVLQSIASSEATLTEHDREIGTVVVDIGGGSTDIAVFQDGYLKHVATYGIGGNHITNDLAIGLKIPFREAERIKTQFAVAMPDVSFGTLKFKENEKEIEIVGLDKHSIKIPLNVIKEIVYARCEEILEIIKKEIDSIPLDSISSAVFTGGTSLLQGFISLAEGFLSIPARIGKPDAGLMEMAYELGLDETPFNEEEIEGIYHPEFSSTIGSFIYAIKTRDFNDSTSGFERVFNRIAMWFEKGLKKFI
- a CDS encoding FtsQ-type POTRA domain-containing protein, whose translation is MKNKKWIILVGVFFVLMVAFLYSEGLTVKRIVIIGNKHLNEKEIKSIIGIKEGSSVIYPSSKSLYERLKKTPWIKDAIVRKDLNGTITIYIKESSPVAVAIFNEKAYLIDYEAQVLEDFTQEIQASQNPKPLLLPVIKNIDPFKNRETIEEAVKLLNFINNKGFIKPEDEVTITGNNPDTLTLYINDFPIIVGKGDFEIKFAKYLIVNAEIQKRGLQVQYVDLRFPDRVIVKPVQ